The Brassica napus cultivar Da-Ae chromosome C1, Da-Ae, whole genome shotgun sequence DNA segment TCATTATTAACCGGTATAATAAGACGTTGCGGAGTACGGTCTCAGCGCGAGATGGATGAGTTGCAGAGTACAACGTGGAGGAGGAAACTTGGTCATGTGATTCATGGCGAAAGAGAAGACAAATTGCAATCGAACTGGGCTGAGGTTCATCATGGACTTGGACCAAGAAGCACGGCGAAGAGAAACTGTGAAATAAAAGAAGATGagattgtgtttttattttatgaaatcaGTTGacttaaagaaaacaaaaactgatAAAGAAGATTTATATCATTATTAACCGGTATAATAAGACGTTGCATATAACGACACATTGAACCAAATGAAAAGAAGATTTGATAAGAAAGGAACAATCAAAGAAAAGGCCAAACTTGAttgatattttctctaaaaaggTTACGTAAaacttcaattttaaaaaataaatatacgtAAAATGAGATTTGATGGCACAAGACAAAGACACGAGTggtgagaaaagaaagaagaaagaagcaaTAACCCAAATGGATCACACATCTCATCAATTCTCCTTAAATGGCTAAAAAAAATCTCACCTCTCTTTACTTTTTTCCCTCTTTCTGATAATTGAAACCAGCACAAGAGGACAAAACCTATTTtcttgttattttataaatcgaCTTATTATATAACTCTATACACACATGCATAACATATAGGGACATGCAAATAGTAAAATGTAGTAGGGTCTCTTCCCTTATTTAAAGCCTGCAACAGAAATGAGTGCACTTCTCTGTAGTAAACAGTAGCACATCGGTCTTCTTCATGTCTTTggattttctttttagttttggtTTCAACTATATATCATATGAGCCACATTTCTCTCTACGATCAACatttttaagtgatataaatcatataataaggaaaatatataagatttgatTCTGGTTTATCTTTTTCTGAATTTGTTTCTGGTCGGAAGATCTAGTAAATATTTGATAATGGATTCATGTCATAAACAGAGGGAGCTCCGTACGTGATTTGGCCCTCTTTTATTTTACACATATCTCTtgaattcattttttattttcttttcccgGGGAAAtagtttatttgtttattataaaGTATGCTGCTATGTGTTAAGTCTAGTGGTCTGAATCTTTAAGTGAGGCAGAGGGTGAAGACGATGAGTTTcttcatgaaaatgtattaaagTAAGGTGAAAATCTGAACCTTTTGAATAGTTTGCGTTCATGCAAAAGAGATTAACCAGACTCACTTTTCTCTTTTCCAGCTTTGTTGTATCAtctttatcatttatttttttatgcaatatataatagtttttataGTTGATTTATCCTTTTTTGCTTTCTTTAGGAGCACAGAGAAGCTGCGGAGTGAAAGTACAGTGTTCTTTCactgagaaagaagagaaacaaacactttcatcttcttcaattttAACACAAATTTTGGAAATGCTTATGTAAAATTCTGCTTGCAACGGCTTGTTCTCTGAGATGTTCCCAGAGGTGTTATCAGAAGAAGAAGTATAAAGGCAAGTTCAACACTTTTAATGCTCTATGGACATTTGTAGTAAACtaatgcttttattttatttattaaactagtTTACTGCTTTGCACAGATATCTTTGAATTATTACTGGTGTGTGCATTATTGAGCCTACTCACTGTCTAATTAATTCATGCTTCAGTTCACATTTACCTATATGTTTATGAAACAGTTAATGATATAGTTCTTCTTACATTGAGTTCTGTCTCTTGCAGTAATTTTTTTACGTTTAGTACTATTCTCCAAAGATTTGGTTTCTGAGATcttctgaaaatacttttgtcggagtcttaaaaacttctattatTGTTAATGCAGTTTCATTAGACCCAATGGACAACATCAACACTTATAGTTCTCTGGACAATGTTATGACTAACCAAAACCATCTTCTCATGGATTTGATACCTTCAAGAGAAGATTCCACATCATTTCCAACAATGCTTCCATGGAATTCCATCAGACAAGATCCTCTACAAATGGGTGTCTTTGATATCTTCAACTCTTTTCTCACTAACAAGTACTTATCATCTACTTCAAGATCTACAAATGTTCATGAAACCAGCTTTGAGGCCATGGCTCCTCCTCCTTCACTTCATCCTATGGATCATCTAAGACCATATGATGATCCCTCAAACAACATGTGGAGTCTTGGTGAAAATAGTGAGTTTCATGCATATCCATTCATAGAAGGTGTTGTTGGTCCTAGTGAACCAATAATATCTACATTCGGTGAAGAATTCCCAAGAAACGAGTTCTCGTTAAGTCTTGCCACTGATGTTTCTGATGAGTGCTCGGAGATAAGTCTTTGTGCTGCTACTAAATCTACTAGAATAACCTCAGAGCAAGCTTCTTCCAGCAGCAAAGACATGTCAAACGTCTCTCAAGTCATATTTTGCTCCAAGTACCTTCACTCTGTTCAAGAAATACTATCTCATTTCGCCACATACTCCCTCAAAGGCTTAGAGACTAATCCTCAGTGCTACTTTTCATCTCGAGGAACCGAGTCAGAGGGTACAAACTCAGCCTTTACTTCATGTTATGAGAATCTAAACGAGTTTCTTGATGGCGGTTCTCAAAGACAAGCATTACAAGCAAAGAAAACCCATCTCTTggatcttcttcaaatggtataataatatatattcacacaTTGTTACATAAGCTAAGAAATTATTTACTAATTACTGAAAGTTTTTTCGAGTTGATTTTTGTCTTCAGGTTGATGACCGATATAGTCATTGCGTTGACGAGATTCATACGGTTGTATCAGCGTTCCATGCAGCAACCGAGTTAGATCCTCAGCTACACACCCGGTTTGCACTCCAAACCATCTCCTTCTTATACAAGAACCTAAGAGAGAGGATCAGCAAGAAGATACTCATGATGGGATCAGTTTTAGAGAGAGGCAAAGAGAAGTCTCAAGAAGACTCAATCTTCCACCAGCATTGCCTTCTTCAGCAGCTAAAACGTAAAAACCATCAGGTTTGGAGACCGCAACGAGGTTTGCCTGAGAAATCAGTCTCGGTTCTACGGACTTGGATGTTCCAAAACTTTCTTCACCCGTAAGAATCCCTTAAACTCTTTCTTAAGTCTATACTTTGTGATGACATTTGTTAGCTAAGCAAATGATATTGTTGTATAGTTACCCGAAAGATTCAGAGAAACATCTTCTTGCCATACGAAGTGGATTGACAAGAAGTCAGGTATGTTTCGACTTTAGAACGTATGTTTGTTACTTAGACCTAAGCAGCAAGTGTTATAAGTGTGTCTTGTTTGTTGTGTGTGATGAAAGGTATCAAACTGGTTTATAAATGCGCGGGTAAGACTATGGAAGCCGATGATAGAAGATATGTACGCAGAAATGAACAAGAGGAAGATGAGTAACACTCACCTTCAAGGCGGTAATGGAGGAAGTGTTATTAGAGTGCCAAAGTCTGTAATGATGAGCCAAGAAAGGGGCAAAATAAGAGAATGATTGTGTGTGTAAACTTTGTTTACGCAAAATCGCTACTTATAATTGTCAGAGGTTTAGAGCACTTTACTATgtattatgattgtttttttgacttttttttgttataattgtatATACAGCTTGTTCTTTTATATCATAGTATATTGCTGTTTTGTAATTTGCATCATGTGTTATCAACTATTCATCGTCTAAAAATGTAACAAGTTCTTGAAATAGTGTAAAAGCCAAGATGGCAGTGAAAACAAATCAAAGTTGCAAAAAAAACCGTGGATAATGagcatatttgaagttttaatgtGTTATTttccaaaagtaaaacttcaaacctaacttcaaaattatttatattttacactataGTCCTTGTATTTGTCATAGttgatgtaaattcataaaacttctacaaataactagtacatatatataaatattacagaaatattaattaaaaaaattttacactaaaatataaaattataaataaaagtacataattaaatattaaactgcaagcaaatagtatattattccataaaattatttccgtAATGCTCtcatatatgatcaactagtgcatttcgaagtaagaaatgattctctttattttttaattgtagattacgagccaaaaattgttgaaatcggaTATCCTCATAATATACCCGCTGatagtttgatatcatcaaacgaaaaaaatccttgatcttttaaacGAAAGTACAATAAGCATGGAAAAAGGTCATGGGGTGATTGAATTACGACTGAAAAATGAAGCAAAAAAGTTAGCttttaaagaagtaaaagaggaaaataaaatattgctaaaaaaacttagcttctatcgatgatgttaatattcgtgaatacattcgatctgaacaagaaagaatcgtACGAAAAAGCGTcaagagcaacaacaacaatcatcttcggttacacaaaatttgtttgggcaatattttggagatttgagaGGTTCTGGAGCAAATTTaccagactattagtgttgttataatatttaaacttgatgtcttcatgtgtctttttaataagtttttattatggttttttgtaatattcttgttgtttaattctagttttaaaatattataaatcttgttttaaaatttttatttaatttcatgtgtaaaacttaaatttataaaaaaaatttgaatatttatgagatataaaagttttaaggattaaaacaataaacaaaaaaatatttaagaattgtAAGGACcgaaatgcaaataaaaagatgaaacttcaaatttgaagttttgaaaagtgaaactctatatttggagtttcacttttcaaaaatttgaagttttgaagttttttttttttagagcaaaaaactctatatttggagttatactgttatagagtttcttttgaTGCTCTTAGGATtaaaaaatgcaaaaacaaaaaggaCGTCGTTTAATTGATTGTCTTCGGCCAAACTTACGAAACACAGCGTTTTAATGTCTGTTTTACGCGTTTTACGAAATCAAAGCTATGTAGTTATGCTCCTTGGAGGTTTGCAATTGCTTGGGAGGTTCTCTGTTGTGGTGAAGTTCTGTTTTTCTAAACAATCTTTATCTGATTGATACTTGACAATCTTGTTACTTGATGATGGTGTTCTAGTTATAGTCTCTAAATGGGCAGAGAGAATCACATTTGATGCATAACATAAGCTCCAATGCTGACCTGTGTCATCTAAATTGAAATGTAAGTGTCTTTTCCATCTAGTGACAGGTTGTGTGAGAAAGAAACTTATTGCTTAGATTATACATTTCTCTAAATGAAAGCTCGAGGACTTTTGTGTTTCAGCTTAGAAAGGATTTCACCAACAATGCCAAATCTGCTATTGCTTCTATGAGAGGATTGTCAGAGCTACTAAATCATCTGGTCGGGCGGACCTCACACTTCTATTCCGTGCAGCGGCTCAGGAAGCTAAACATTCCAGAGCACAAAACCTAATCTTAAGGGTGGAAAGTTCATTTTCTACAAAACAATTCTCCTCTAGCCACAATCTAAGCCCCACATATaacagaaacataaaatattataagacACAACCATGAAGTAGTTATTACAGTGATTGGCAGATAATGTGTTCATCAACGGCTGCAAACATagacaaaacagaaacaaacagACGCAACCAATTACCGTCACTTGGTTTCCTCTTTAAGAGAGGAAGTCCACTTGCCCCTCCTGGCCTCCATTTTTTCCAAACGTTGGAGACCTTTAACGAAGCGCTGAAAATAAAATGAGAAGAAGACTTATAtaggaaagaaagaagaagaagaaaaagacttTAACCCAATCCCTTGAGGTTATTTACCTCTTCATATTCCCGAAGCCCCTTAGAGACGGGGCTTGTTGTCACACCACCTGACGAAGACCGTTTTTAGTGAAcccaaaaaatctatatatatatatatatatatataagagattacaaACCACATACCGAGCAGGAATCCAGCACCACCAAAGACCGCTGTGAAGCAGTATCGATAAACTTTCGAGACAGCTAACAAACAAAAAGTTGATTCCAACGAGaattagaaacaaaaaatttgaCTTGAGGAGAGATATTGATATGCCAATAAATAATGAGATACCTTTCTCACTCCCGGATGAAAAATCACGACACTGCAGCCTCCCCTTGCGGCAAGACTGCATATTTATTCATTCATCCTCAGTGAACAGAGACAAAagcaaaattaaaatcaaacacACCCAGAGACAAAGATCTCTCTGGATTACCTTAGCCAAGGTGTTTCCCAGGAACGGCAACATCTTCTTTTGTCCTCGTCGAATTGGAGAGCCTAGGGTTTCAAGATTAGGGATCTTAGTtccaaatttattattaaaaagtgttACTTCCGTGCTATACACGGCTCGAATCtagtagatttttaaaatattattccaCAAAAACACATAGGCAATAATATTCGACAAACCCTTATTTAGTGATCAGACTATTTGACGTTATCCACTATACAACAACAAGTtccaaattttattatatagggtattacaataacaataatataaagagtagaatgtttaaaatataatcgAGGAAAACAGCGAAAAATTGCTAtctagatttatattaatataagcCATATAAAACGT contains these protein-coding regions:
- the LOC106365211 gene encoding homeobox protein ATH1 gives rise to the protein MDNINTYSSLDNVMTNQNHLLMDLIPSREDSTSFPTMLPWNSIRQDPLQMGVFDIFNSFLTNKYLSSTSRSTNVHETSFEAMAPPPSLHPMDHLRPYDDPSNNMWSLGENSEFHAYPFIEGVVGPSEPIISTFGEEFPRNEFSLSLATDVSDECSEISLCAATKSTRITSEQASSSSKDMSNVSQVIFCSKYLHSVQEILSHFATYSLKGLETNPQCYFSSRGTESEGTNSAFTSCYENLNEFLDGGSQRQALQAKKTHLLDLLQMVDDRYSHCVDEIHTVVSAFHAATELDPQLHTRFALQTISFLYKNLRERISKKILMMGSVLERGKEKSQEDSIFHQHCLLQQLKRKNHQVWRPQRGLPEKSVSVLRTWMFQNFLHPYPKDSEKHLLAIRSGLTRSQVSNWFINARVRLWKPMIEDMYAEMNKRKMSNTHLQGGNGGSVIRVPKSVMMSQERGKIRE